One Alkaliphilus sp. B6464 genomic window carries:
- the pcrA gene encoding DNA helicase PcrA — protein MQKKAVLTTEGPVLVLAGAGSGKTRVLTHRIAYLVEEKGVSPYNILAITFTNKAAKEMKERVEDLLGDYYRDLWVSTFHSSCVRILRMEIDKLGYEKNFVIYDTTDQQVVMKECLKKLNLDEKMFQPRMVLSEIGRAKDQLIGPAEYLSEFGNDFKNQKVAELYKMYQDRLRSNNALDFDDLIMKTVQLFQTNPTVLHYYQNKFKYILVDEFQDTNMAQYTLISLLARSHGNLCVVGDDDQSIYGWRGADIRNILGFEKDFPNTQVVKLEQNYRSTKSILDAANMVVANNTDRKSKKLWTDNKDGEIIQYYRANNEYDESSFIASTIEKLNDEENRPYSQFAVLYRTNAQSRAIEEMLMKKGIPYKIYSGTRFYDRKEIKDILAYLRTIENPVDDVSVKRIINVPKRGIGLKSIDKFDEYADVRGENFFSALLDVDKMADQSTRVKVQTGKFTNLIMSLREKRDEMTVTDIVKEIYEGTGYIEALMAEDKVEAESRIENLQEFLSLTKDFDENAEVKTLEEFLARTSLETTMDGDDDEENTVVLMTLHSAKGLEFPVVFIPGMEEGIFPSSMSLQENNEEEERRLCYVGITRAREKLYMSHAMTRTLYGRTSANAISRFLGEIPEELIHMDKPYNRKKDLREMQTSPLFTGAMMHQKKETISSVDLKQVKAGNRIKHPKFGVGTVVSVAGEMLTIAFPNAGIKKIASTFIQMEIIG, from the coding sequence ATGCAAAAAAAAGCTGTACTTACTACTGAAGGTCCTGTATTGGTATTGGCCGGAGCTGGTTCTGGAAAGACAAGGGTACTTACACATCGTATAGCCTATTTAGTAGAGGAAAAAGGGGTATCGCCTTATAATATTTTAGCAATTACATTTACTAATAAAGCAGCAAAGGAAATGAAGGAAAGGGTAGAAGATTTATTAGGAGACTACTATAGGGACTTATGGGTAAGTACCTTTCACTCTTCCTGCGTACGTATTTTGCGTATGGAAATAGATAAGCTTGGTTACGAGAAAAATTTTGTTATTTATGATACTACAGATCAACAGGTTGTTATGAAGGAATGTCTAAAGAAGCTAAATTTAGATGAAAAAATGTTCCAGCCTAGAATGGTTTTAAGTGAAATAGGAAGAGCTAAGGATCAGTTAATTGGTCCAGCAGAGTACTTATCTGAGTTTGGAAATGATTTTAAAAATCAGAAGGTTGCTGAACTATATAAAATGTACCAAGATAGACTAAGAAGTAATAATGCTCTAGATTTTGATGATCTAATTATGAAAACTGTACAACTTTTTCAAACTAACCCTACAGTTTTACATTACTATCAAAACAAGTTTAAGTACATATTAGTAGATGAGTTTCAAGATACTAATATGGCTCAATATACTTTAATTAGTTTATTAGCTAGAAGTCATGGAAATCTATGTGTAGTTGGGGATGATGACCAGTCCATATATGGCTGGAGAGGTGCGGATATAAGAAATATTTTAGGATTTGAAAAGGACTTTCCAAACACTCAGGTTGTTAAGCTAGAACAAAACTACCGTTCAACAAAAAGTATTTTAGATGCTGCTAATATGGTAGTAGCCAATAATACAGATAGAAAATCAAAAAAATTGTGGACAGATAATAAAGACGGAGAAATTATACAATATTATCGTGCAAATAACGAATATGACGAATCAAGTTTTATAGCATCTACTATTGAGAAGCTTAATGATGAAGAAAATAGGCCATACTCACAGTTTGCAGTACTCTATCGTACTAATGCTCAATCTCGTGCAATAGAGGAAATGCTAATGAAGAAGGGAATACCATATAAAATTTACAGTGGTACTCGTTTCTATGATCGTAAGGAAATTAAAGATATTTTGGCTTATCTACGAACTATTGAAAATCCGGTAGATGATGTAAGTGTTAAGCGAATTATAAATGTACCTAAAAGAGGGATTGGTCTTAAAAGTATAGACAAATTTGATGAATATGCAGATGTAAGGGGAGAAAACTTTTTTAGTGCGCTTTTAGATGTAGATAAGATGGCAGATCAATCTACTAGAGTTAAAGTCCAGACAGGTAAGTTTACGAACCTTATAATGTCACTAAGAGAAAAACGTGATGAAATGACAGTTACAGATATAGTAAAGGAAATATATGAAGGTACTGGTTATATAGAAGCCTTAATGGCAGAAGATAAGGTAGAGGCAGAAAGTAGGATCGAAAACCTTCAGGAGTTTTTATCTTTAACAAAGGACTTTGATGAAAATGCAGAAGTAAAAACTCTAGAGGAATTTTTAGCAAGAACATCTCTTGAAACTACTATGGACGGAGACGATGATGAGGAAAATACAGTAGTTTTAATGACACTGCACAGTGCTAAGGGATTAGAGTTTCCAGTAGTTTTCATACCAGGTATGGAGGAAGGAATATTTCCATCATCTATGTCTTTGCAAGAAAATAATGAAGAAGAAGAAAGAAGATTATGCTATGTAGGTATTACAAGAGCTAGGGAAAAACTATATATGAGCCATGCTATGACTAGAACATTATATGGAAGAACTAGCGCAAATGCAATTTCAAGATTTTTAGGTGAAATTCCAGAGGAACTTATTCATATGGATAAGCCTTATAACAGGAAGAAGGATTTAAGAGAGATGCAAACTTCTCCACTATTTACTGGGGCTATGATGCATCAAAAGAAAGAGACTATAAGTAGTGTTGACCTAAAACAAGTAAAGGCAGGAAATAGAATTAAGCATCCTAAATTTGGCGTAGGAACAGTAGTTTCTGTTGCAGGAGAAATGCTTACCATAGCTTTTCCAAATGCAGGTATTAAAAAGATTGCATCGACTTTTATTCAAATGGAAATAATAGGATAA
- the ligA gene encoding NAD-dependent DNA ligase LigA, which produces MRKLVDKLNEYSYRYYVLDDPVVSDKEYDELYDQLVALEKKTDTILPDSPTIRVGGEVLKGFKTHEHLAPLWSLDKCKTPEELIAWDIRVKRLLQNSLLPIEYVMEFKFDGLTLNLTYEGGQLVQAATRGNGIVGEGILEQVKTIKSIPLTIPYKEKIEAQGEGLMGLSVLEEYNKIAPEPLKNARNAAAGALRNLDPKVTATRKLDAFCYNVGYYEGIEFNTHMEIIDFLKNNRFPVSKYVKKFDNINDVIDEINIIKEELKNFDFLTDGLVIKINSIETRRQLGYTQKFPRWAMAFKFEAEEVTTQLKDVIWQVGRTGKLTPSAVLEAVDIGGVTVSRATLNNWDDIQRKGVKIGCDVWLRRSNDVIPEIMGSIEETCENAVDIERPEYCPACHSEVVEKGAHIFCPNSLSCKPQLVSRIVHYASRDAMDIIGFSEKTAEQLFEELDLRDIADLYEIKYEDLIKLSRFGDKKARNLLDAIENSKSCKLDAFIFALGIPNVGRKTAMDLAKHYKSFKAIEESKFDELITLPDVGDIVAQSIIDFFHDEEIKKSIEKLLGEGVSPKYEEVEKKESIFSGKTVVVTGTLEKYGRKEIKELLEKLGAKVASSVSKNTDFVLAGEVAGSKLDKAREIIESGVDTNLKIISEKEFEEII; this is translated from the coding sequence ATGAGAAAGCTAGTAGATAAGTTAAACGAGTATAGTTATCGATATTATGTTTTGGATGACCCTGTAGTTAGTGATAAGGAATATGATGAACTTTATGATCAATTAGTAGCCTTAGAGAAAAAAACAGATACAATACTTCCAGATTCACCAACTATTAGAGTAGGGGGAGAAGTATTAAAAGGCTTTAAAACCCATGAACATTTAGCACCATTATGGAGCTTAGATAAATGTAAAACACCAGAAGAGCTAATTGCCTGGGATATTAGAGTAAAAAGATTGCTTCAAAACAGTCTATTACCTATAGAATATGTTATGGAGTTCAAGTTTGATGGACTGACATTAAACCTTACATATGAAGGTGGACAGCTAGTGCAGGCTGCCACTCGAGGTAATGGTATTGTTGGTGAAGGTATTTTAGAGCAGGTAAAAACAATAAAATCTATCCCTCTTACAATACCATATAAAGAAAAAATTGAAGCACAAGGAGAAGGACTAATGGGTCTTTCTGTACTTGAGGAATATAATAAAATAGCACCAGAGCCTTTGAAGAATGCTAGAAATGCGGCGGCAGGAGCCCTTAGAAATCTTGATCCTAAGGTAACAGCAACAAGAAAGTTAGATGCATTTTGCTATAATGTTGGCTACTATGAGGGAATAGAGTTTAATACTCATATGGAAATAATAGACTTTTTAAAGAATAATAGATTCCCTGTGAGTAAATATGTAAAGAAGTTTGATAATATTAATGATGTTATAGATGAAATTAATATTATCAAAGAAGAACTAAAGAATTTTGACTTTTTAACGGATGGATTAGTTATTAAGATTAATAGTATAGAAACTAGAAGACAATTAGGTTATACGCAGAAATTTCCACGTTGGGCTATGGCTTTTAAATTTGAAGCAGAAGAAGTTACAACTCAGCTAAAAGATGTAATTTGGCAGGTGGGTAGAACGGGAAAATTAACACCCTCAGCAGTTTTAGAGGCAGTAGATATCGGTGGGGTTACTGTTAGTCGTGCAACATTAAACAACTGGGATGATATTCAGCGTAAAGGAGTTAAAATAGGCTGTGATGTTTGGCTTAGAAGATCAAACGATGTAATACCAGAAATAATGGGTTCTATTGAAGAAACCTGTGAAAATGCAGTAGATATTGAAAGACCTGAATACTGCCCTGCATGTCATAGTGAAGTGGTTGAAAAGGGAGCACATATTTTCTGTCCTAATTCACTATCCTGTAAACCTCAGTTAGTGTCTAGAATTGTTCATTATGCCAGCCGAGATGCTATGGATATAATAGGCTTTAGTGAAAAAACAGCAGAACAGCTTTTTGAAGAGCTAGATTTAAGAGATATTGCAGATTTATATGAGATTAAATATGAGGACTTAATTAAATTATCACGTTTTGGAGATAAAAAAGCCCGAAATCTTTTAGATGCAATTGAAAATAGTAAGAGTTGTAAACTAGATGCCTTTATATTTGCTCTAGGTATTCCTAATGTAGGTAGAAAAACGGCAATGGACCTGGCAAAACATTACAAGTCTTTTAAGGCTATAGAAGAATCTAAGTTTGATGAGCTTATAACCCTGCCAGATGTTGGGGATATAGTTGCACAAAGTATAATTGATTTCTTCCATGATGAAGAGATTAAAAAGAGTATAGAAAAGCTATTGGGTGAAGGAGTTAGTCCTAAATATGAAGAAGTAGAAAAGAAAGAAAGTATTTTTTCGGGTAAGACAGTTGTAGTTACGGGAACACTAGAGAAATATGGACGTAAAGAAATTAAGGAACTACTTGAAAAACTAGGGGCTAAAGTGGCCAGTAGCGTTAGTAAAAATACAGATTTTGTATTGGCTGGCGAGGTAGCGGGATCTAAGTTAGATAAGGCTAGAGAAATTATCGAATCTGGAGTAGATACTAATTTAAAAATTATTTCTGAAAAAGAATTTGAGGAAATAATTTAA